In Dermacentor albipictus isolate Rhodes 1998 colony chromosome 6, USDA_Dalb.pri_finalv2, whole genome shotgun sequence, the following proteins share a genomic window:
- the LOC135912398 gene encoding uncharacterized protein isoform X1, with the protein MSSSSIIVVVICGSSRARADEEAEEAFHPVSTAAAEQVAVVMSVTKQDELDDAKVAELRDLFSKFDADRSGTVAFEHVDEILRTAARVIVEPEFKKRVKSTAPDDLQQKVQFPEFLDMVQKCTRAFNPQTDLQDAFRVFDRDGHGFITTAELRHVVTTLGERMTDEEADELIREADPNNEGQVDYENFIKIISTPVYAAFELLFSHMLRVSTRSPPDQYGVPPKKRPPQSTELLQPGPDSVVPSASDVPAQRASVSALTEAQTALSEVAAAAGEGRAKSGETSAPSSEPRSDKPGQGPNIGKASVSGSGKGSTSTRGKGSAEGSKKSSRKGSGTGDTPVAVSSASGPPVEAVVPGTPAEKKDGEVANK; encoded by the exons atgagcagcagcagcataatCGTCGTCGTCATTTGTGGCAGCAGCCGTGCGCGTGCAgacgaagaagcagaagaagcgtTCCACCCGGTGTCGACGGCAGCAGCAGAGCAGGTAGCGGTCGTCATGTCGGTCACAAAGCAAGACGAGCTCGACGACGCCAAGGTGGCCGAGCTGCGTGACCTGTTTTCCAAGTTCGACGCGGATCGCTCAGGCACGGTGGCGTTCGAGCACGTCGACGAGATCCTCCGAACCGCCGCCCGCGTCATCGTCGAGCCGGAGTTCAAGAAGCGCGTCAAGAGCACCGCACCCGACGACCTCCAGCAGAAG GTGCAGTTCCCAGAGTTTCTGGACATGGTGCAGAAGTGCACCCGCGCGTTCAACCCTCAGACGGACCTGCAAGACGCGTTCCGCGTATTCGACCGCGATGGCCACGGCTTCATCACGACGGCCGAGCTGCGTCACGTGGTCACCACGCTGGGCGAGCGCATGACCGACGAGGAGGCCGACGAGCTCATCCGGGAGGCGGACCCCAACAACGAAGGGCAAGTCGACTACGAGAACTTCATCAAGATCATCTCCACGCCAGTGTACGCTGCTTTCGAGCTACTATTCTCTCACATGT TGCGTGTCTCCACGCGCAGCCCACCGGACCAGTATGGCGTGCCGCCCAAGAAGAGGCCTCCGCAGAGCACCGAACTGCTGCAGCCGGGTCCCGACAGCGTGGTGCCGAGTGCATCGGACGTGCCGGCGCAGAGGGCGTCGGTGAGCGCGCTGACCGAGGCGCAGACCGCGCTCAGCGAAGTGGCCGCGGCGGCCGGCGAAGGCCGCGCCAAGTCCGGCGAGACGTCGGCGCCGTCGTCCGAGCCCCGCAGCGACAAGCCCGGCCAGGGTCCGAACATCGGCAAAGCGTCCGTCTCGGGCTCTGGCAAAGGGTCCACCTCGACTCGGGGAAAGGGGTCCGCGGAAGGATCCAAGAAGTCGTCCCGGAAAGGGTCCGGCACCGGCGACACTCCTGTCGCCGTTTCTAGCGCCAGTGGTCCTCCCGTCGAGGCAGTCGTGCCCGGCACACCCGCCGAGAAGAAGGACGGCGAGGTGGCCAACAAGTGA
- the LOC135912398 gene encoding uncharacterized protein isoform X2 — protein MSSSSIIVVVICGSSRARADEEAEEAFHPVSTAAAEQVAVVMSVTKQDELDDAKVAELRDLFSKFDADRSGTVAFEHVDEILRTAARVIVEPEFKKRVKSTAPDDLQQKVQFPEFLDMVQKCTRAFNPQTDLQDAFRVFDRDGHGFITTAELRHVVTTLGERMTDEEADELIREADPNNEGQVDYENFIKIISTPVPPDQYGVPPKKRPPQSTELLQPGPDSVVPSASDVPAQRASVSALTEAQTALSEVAAAAGEGRAKSGETSAPSSEPRSDKPGQGPNIGKASVSGSGKGSTSTRGKGSAEGSKKSSRKGSGTGDTPVAVSSASGPPVEAVVPGTPAEKKDGEVANK, from the exons atgagcagcagcagcataatCGTCGTCGTCATTTGTGGCAGCAGCCGTGCGCGTGCAgacgaagaagcagaagaagcgtTCCACCCGGTGTCGACGGCAGCAGCAGAGCAGGTAGCGGTCGTCATGTCGGTCACAAAGCAAGACGAGCTCGACGACGCCAAGGTGGCCGAGCTGCGTGACCTGTTTTCCAAGTTCGACGCGGATCGCTCAGGCACGGTGGCGTTCGAGCACGTCGACGAGATCCTCCGAACCGCCGCCCGCGTCATCGTCGAGCCGGAGTTCAAGAAGCGCGTCAAGAGCACCGCACCCGACGACCTCCAGCAGAAG GTGCAGTTCCCAGAGTTTCTGGACATGGTGCAGAAGTGCACCCGCGCGTTCAACCCTCAGACGGACCTGCAAGACGCGTTCCGCGTATTCGACCGCGATGGCCACGGCTTCATCACGACGGCCGAGCTGCGTCACGTGGTCACCACGCTGGGCGAGCGCATGACCGACGAGGAGGCCGACGAGCTCATCCGGGAGGCGGACCCCAACAACGAAGGGCAAGTCGACTACGAGAACTTCATCAAGATCATCTCCACGCCAGT CCCACCGGACCAGTATGGCGTGCCGCCCAAGAAGAGGCCTCCGCAGAGCACCGAACTGCTGCAGCCGGGTCCCGACAGCGTGGTGCCGAGTGCATCGGACGTGCCGGCGCAGAGGGCGTCGGTGAGCGCGCTGACCGAGGCGCAGACCGCGCTCAGCGAAGTGGCCGCGGCGGCCGGCGAAGGCCGCGCCAAGTCCGGCGAGACGTCGGCGCCGTCGTCCGAGCCCCGCAGCGACAAGCCCGGCCAGGGTCCGAACATCGGCAAAGCGTCCGTCTCGGGCTCTGGCAAAGGGTCCACCTCGACTCGGGGAAAGGGGTCCGCGGAAGGATCCAAGAAGTCGTCCCGGAAAGGGTCCGGCACCGGCGACACTCCTGTCGCCGTTTCTAGCGCCAGTGGTCCTCCCGTCGAGGCAGTCGTGCCCGGCACACCCGCCGAGAAGAAGGACGGCGAGGTGGCCAACAAGTGA